A window from Rana temporaria chromosome 8, aRanTem1.1, whole genome shotgun sequence encodes these proteins:
- the CDK2AP2 gene encoding cyclin-dependent kinase 2-associated protein 2 isoform X2 — translation MWFAVPGAAVSSPSGAVPVPSFRLNFSDFGPPSMGFIQGVKPAVSQAVSQGTYSDLLSVIEEMGREIRPTYAGSKSAMERLKRGIIHARALVRECLAETERNART, via the exons ATGTGGTTTGCAGTGCCAGGAGCTGCGGTTTCATCACCATCAGGAGCTGTGCCCGTCCCCTCCTTCCGACTTAACTTCAGTGACTTTGGACCCCCTTCTATGGGCTTCATACAG GGCGTGAAGCCAGCTGTGTCACAAGCGGTGTCTCAGGGGACCTACAGTGACCTGTTGTCTGTGATTGAGGAGATGGGCAGAGAGATCAGACCCACCTATGCTGGAAGCAAAAGTGCCATGGAGAGATTAAAAAGAG GTATAATCCACGCTAGAGCTCTCGTGAGAGAGTGTCTCGCTGAAACAGAACGCAATGCTCGTACGTGA
- the CDK2AP2 gene encoding cyclin-dependent kinase 2-associated protein 2 isoform X3 — protein MGFIQGVKPAVSQAVSQGTYSDLLSVIEEMGREIRPTYAGSKSAMERLKRGIIHARALVRECLAETERNART, from the exons ATGGGCTTCATACAG GGCGTGAAGCCAGCTGTGTCACAAGCGGTGTCTCAGGGGACCTACAGTGACCTGTTGTCTGTGATTGAGGAGATGGGCAGAGAGATCAGACCCACCTATGCTGGAAGCAAAAGTGCCATGGAGAGATTAAAAAGAG GTATAATCCACGCTAGAGCTCTCGTGAGAGAGTGTCTCGCTGAAACAGAACGCAATGCTCGTACGTGA